The Silurus meridionalis isolate SWU-2019-XX chromosome 6, ASM1480568v1, whole genome shotgun sequence genome contains the following window.
tagaacatttgtgttcatcagccacaagggcgttagtaaagtacTGACGTAGGTGAggagaggaggcctggggtgcagtgttcAGTAGCAGTGTTTTCTATTCAAATTAAAGAGTAATGATAACAAATAAACTAAACTTTACTTTCTAATCTGCTTaacaaatgtatatttcttttcaaaatTCTAGTTCAGAGAAACTTCTAGTACAGTAAGGAACAATCCAATGCATTGTGCAGTAGAGTTCAACGCCTAATAAAGCTActcagtgacctctaatgagagaTATGAAGCTGCtacttgttttttcccctcttctcaGGCCAAAATCAAAGGCCACCACAGGCCAATGTGTGATCTGTAATCTAAGCACTCGAGCTTCAGCAGGTGCAGAATACTGAATACCAAAGAAATCATTCTAAATATAAAACCGCGCTTCGTTGTCCTCGTCTCAGGTTGTTTGTGTACGTGTACAGAATGAACAGCGAATGTCTAGGCCTGTTTCGGATACATGCTGGGAATTTCCAAAGGCAATAGGGAATCTGAGGTTTTATGGGAATAAGAAGAGCAACTCCGCACACTCAGCATCTCTGTGTTTCCtattcacacacaaacttactttctttgtctttgtcttttagGGAGGAGGCGGCTCTTTCAGTAATATGGACTCGAATGGACAACAGGATCTTAAGATGTCCGAGAACTTGATCTATTACTCCAGAGAGGAAGGTAAGAAAGTTAAATAGCACAAATGACATGTTTTAAGGTtctcaatgtatttatttatttttaaacactgaacaAATCATTCTTATGAAGTCCAGGACAGCAGCACAGATGTTTGAGATTCAGccagtgtgtgtttctttttgttttttttccccccgatgTTACATAACAGCAGTTTTCTCACCTGACCGTAGCCAGTAGAGGgacttttgtattattatttttttatttaactgtttgTCATGACTCTCACCATTACTCTGAAACATTTATTTGGCTAAATGTTTAtcagagaaaacaaaagacacaagattatactataatatatactgcAATGGATGGGTGTGCTTTGGGATTGTAGTCATCATCAATACAGTTAGGAGACAGAGCTATGTATTATATACATCTCTGGTACACAAGATCCCAAACAAAGGGGCTTTGTGACATCGTTTCCTGTCTGATTTTGGCGGTAACACAGTTACTGTTGGCCTTTTTAAAGGAACAGTCAAGCAATCATCACTCACTTTCCTCAAAAGATTTTGTTTGGCTCAAGAATCCTAAGATTTTAGCCACAGAACATGATCGACTACGTCTGAGGGCaaaaattgtgtatattttgGCTGCAATATGTTTTTAACCGTATAGGAGAAAAGTCAAAACGGGCCTCATACAAATGACACTTCCTCTGGTCACATGTTAGACACACAGCTCTGGAAAAACATGGCTTATAATGTGTTTACACTAGACCGTATGGAGGAGAGCTTCCTAACTGTGACCAGAACTGTCACACCCACACAGTCATTAACTGCGCTTTTTTGCAATGGCGGGCTGCATTGGTGCCTTGGTGGTCATGattgaattaaagaaaaaaatctttctagGCTCAGAGAAGCACCGAGAGCCTCACCCCCTTTGGCACAGCCCACCTTTACACATACCTTGGAATGGAAAAGAGACAGTGTGCACTATCAATAGAGTTTTTTAAAGGCCTCTATGTGTTTCTTTGaacagaagttttttttttagggaaatAGAGGTCATTAATACTTCTGTTTTTCAGAAAGGTACCTATGACTTCCTCAaagagactgtgtgtgtctgtgagtgagcATTGACATTAAGAGGCTTGTGATACTGCAGTCTTGACACACTCAAGTCATATCTTTAGTGCCTGAGTGTGTGGGATCACATTTGTAGCTTAGAAGTATCCTCAGTATATGAGGTAACGCTGTGCCCCATATAGCACCAACTGTCAGTTTTATGGACGCTTACTTTTCCAATGGCCTAAAAGAAAGCTGTAGTTCTGAAATGATGCCAATGTGAGCCAATTCTTGATTGAGAGTGTTGGAAAGGTCTGGCTGTTTCTCAACTTCTTGTTCCCATTAGAACACAAATAATGAAGCAGGGTTATATTTACAAGGTAGTATCAAAAGATTTCAAGActggttttgtaacatgccatgcagcacaagactgcacgcacagtcacagggagcaccaaccttctTAATTCAGTGTGCCGAAAGACGGTGTCAATGAAAAGTCTtttgcaactggtgctattcttaccacgtgcattaccacgtctgctattctgagaATTGCGCACCCGTCactgagctctcctcacacgcgAGTTTCTGGTCGGAAACAACGCGACCTCACCTCCGCACCCACCTTACTCGCCCGATTTGGCTCATTCCAGAATTGGCAGGAActctgggagcgctgtattgctgtgcaaggggactattctGAAGGTGACAGCATGTAAACGTAGATATATatgaagtactttcttgtaaaaagAGCTTGAAACGttttaataccacctcatataccACCCCTACCCAAGACTACCAAGTTGTGATTTGTACATCACAGTGCATTAGACAAAGCACTAATTGTTGCCCCAAATTTATCCTCTACTTTATATATGGGATACTGTGTACAATCATACTTTATTTTCTCTGTGTGAATAATttatagacaaaaataatgatatattttacaataatggATTTTGGGCACTTTAAATAAAACGAACTTGGAACTACAGCTGCAGTGGTTTAAGCTTTCCACATGTGCAAGCACAGTTAAGCAGATCTGAACAAACATATTGTATCTGTTGTTCCTTGCAGTCAATGAATTCTGGGTGAGTGTCCAAAGAACCGAAGCATCTGAACGTTGTGGCCTACTTGGTAATTACTTCCTTAAAGCAGATTCAGAGAGCCTGATATTGAAGGAGCCTAAGTTGAAGAAGAAGTTGTTGGTGTGGCCCTACAAACTGCTGCGTCGCTATGGCAGAGACCGGGTAAGGTTCATTATCTTTAACATGATATGAAAGGAAATGAAATTGCTCTAAATTTTGAGACATTCTATTGATTTATGTACACAAGGGTTTTATTTTGGTCACAAACCCTTTCCCAATGGCCGTACTCATTAAcacgtgcaaaaaaaacaaatggcgTACTCCCAAAATACTTTGTGGTTGCACTCAGCCTATACTTTTGGTGACAGCTACTCTCTTACCAAAGCAGGAACTTGAGGCCATGGTTGTTTCCATCTCTGCTTCCTGTCACAGAAACTAATTTGATACAGGAAACTAGCCTTTCTTTCTCCCTTAAGTGTAGGCAGGGGGAGGTCTAAAGGTGACTGGAATCAAGCATAAGGTATCTAGGATGGATCTAAATTAACGTGCAGGCAGTTATAGCAGATTACAGTTCAGTCATATAAAAGCATGTTCACTTAGAAAAAAGATTGTTTACAGGTTTAGTGCTGTACCAAAACATCTgtagtattaaaatattttctggaTGGCTATTGCCCATTATACCTTGTTATTTGGGTCAAAAGATATGCAACCTTAAATTGAAAGTGTTTAGGTACCTTGGTTGACAATTATTATTTCTGATGTTCGGTGCAGGTTATGTTCTCATTTGAGGCCGGACGCCGTTGTGAATCCGGCCCAGGCAACTTCACCTTCGAGACAAAGCAGGGGAACGAGATCTTCCAGATTGTGGAGTCCGCCATTCGGGAACAGAAGGCTCAGGCTGAGGAAGGCCAACAGAACTCCTTTGACGGGGATAGTCCTGCTCTCCTACAGATCCGGGCTGCAATAGCTGAGGGAATCAGCCGAGAGGCAGATGGAGACTCTGGTGGCAGTAAACCTGGATCTGCTGATGGAGTCATTAGCCGAAGGgagggagaaaataaaaatgttaagggTCGCACCTTACCAGAGCCTCCAGCTCCTGTTCCAAGCACGATACCTTGTGGGCCAAAAAGTGCACTTGATGATCAAGTGAATCTGTACTCTGAACCTGCTGACTCAGTACGTCTCCCCGCTCCTTTGGGAGAATGCCTTTATTCTGACCCAGTAGACAGCATTAAATCGACAGCAATGCACAACCCATGGCATCGTCCACTTGGTGAGGAGGGTGGAGGCAGCAAGTCGGAACCTTTTTATACAGATTTTTATGACCGTGTGACTCTTGACCTGACCCCAAGAACAGCAGCGATGGGACTCGAACCACGTAACAGACGTCCTGCTGAAGTGACCCGAGCAGAGCATATCTACGATGAGCCTGAAGGAAGAGCAGGTCCTCCAGTAACCCAGCCAATCTCCACTCTGTATGATGAGGCACGTCTGGAAAACCAGTCCTGGAAATCCAGAGGAGTTGAAGAACCTCAGGGTCATGAATTGACTTATAATCAAATTAGAGATGACTATGGTGGCAGTCATTTTGGTAAGATACCTCTACCACCAGCTATGGCCAAGCCTAAAGGTCCCAAGCCTGTCACAGCACCCAAACCAGGGAAGGGAGCACTTCCTAGGAAAGAACTACCTATACTTCCTAAAGGTAAAACAGGAGCTAAcctgaacaacaacaacaatagcaGCAGTATCAGTTATCATGGAGAAGGGTTTGGAAATGGAGGAACTGGTGGAGACAAAGTAGAGAATCCTGCTGAGATTTATAGTAAAGTGTATAAGCATAAGCCTTCAGCCACAGCATGGCACTCAAGCATGCAGCCTCCAGACATCATTTATGACAACTTGGGAGATATTTGATTCGAATGTGCCTacatggcctttttttttatttttttataaagagtcCAAAACTGTGCTTGGGTGACTGTAGAAACAGATTCCTGGAGTTTCTGAATGATAACACACTCTCTGGTGTCTGTTCTCGGGCCAACGTAATATCTGGGATTACTACAGTAAATGGAAAACCggaaaaaaatgtgtaggtTAGTGTCATAGACAAATGACATCCTAGACAATGCGCTGTGACGGATTATCGTGACAAAGGAAGAACAATGAAACTACAAATTTTGCAGGAATGAATTGTGTTCTCTCAAACACATTTTGTGCATGTGGGTTACTCACGTGGTCTTCTGTCAATTTTGCACAAATTTTACAAGTTTCTCCTTCTTAAGGAATCATACTGAGTCTGTGACTAGCATAATGGAGGCTTCAAAGCCTTTCATAATAGAAATCTAAACTGCCAGACGAGGACATCTGCCGTTGTCCTACAATGCAAATTTCACCATAGGTGGTCAAAGATGATCGGCTACGCAGACAATCAATGCCCACATCTACATTTGTTTTCCATTGAGATTCTAAATGTAGCGATTTACTAATCatctgtaatgtgtatgtgtgggagAAAGTCAGAAAACAGCTGTGCTGTTGATATTATATGACggtaataaaaaagatttttcagaaCCATTGAGCACCTTCTATTCTAAGAAATATCTGTTTGTCTTAAAACCAGTCTTTTCGTCATCTCAGGAAATGGTAAAGAGTGAAGAGCTTCCCGAATACTCCTTTTTCTGCTTTCTCACCATCCCTCTATTTACTCCCTATTCTGTCCTTCTGAAACAGCTATTGAGAAATGCCAAGAAAGATAAAACACAGCCTGATGCCTAGTGAATATTAACCAGCTGTACAAAAAAAGGGCTTTAATTTAAATGGCTAGAATGTTGGCAAGGTTATTTTGTGTCTGCCTGGCTGTGTTTGAAGGTACAGGCTGTTCCTAgtcctagtttttttttttcttattcaccCGTTCACTGTTTCCTTTTTCGTTCTCTTCTTCTCAGTCTTTTCTTCCACTGtctgaatgtttttattcaatGACCACCCTCTTGGCCTGCCAGATTCTGATCTATTCATCACATTGCGGTGCAGTTTTAGTACGgcgttttctaaaaaaaaacaggcattttGTAAAAGTTAATTAGTCTGAGCTTAATACAAGTACGCATCTCTTTACATTATGCTTTCCTGTCAGTGCAGCTATTTTTGAGAGCGGGCATTTTTATTGGTGAACGCatacattaattcatttaaGGGTTAGGGAGCATGTCCAGAGAACGCTGGGCATCTGATCAATTACAGGCCCcatgcacattcacacactcggGGCAATttagtatatataatacatCTACTGGCACTGGTTTTTGGGATGTGGGAGGAGCAACACAGGCACATACCTGAGCTCAGGGTCGAACTGggaaccctggagctgtaaTGCGCCACTGTGGATTCATTAAGATTCTACAAATGCCATTATTTCTAAAGTTAGCATGTGGCCAGTCTGCAAGTGTAATAATGTGTGCATAATGTCCTATAAAATGAACATGCTGGCATTTATAAACCAGAGAGCTGAGCCTAACTGTGTTAGTAAAACAAAtcttatatatagtataatctCCCGATGCTCTTGCAGAACCAAAGATGTcatgaaaaatacatttgaaatgaattttATTAGTATTCATTGAATTGGTAACATTTTTCAGTGGTATCATGATTGGTGTTTCCCAGTCTATAAAAAGGATCGCACTGGGGGATGTATTTCTCATCTTGCTTGACTTCCCCTTTTCTAGAATGTGCagtttctgttttctttccaaCCCCTTTTGTATGCCTGAATAACCgtaggggaaagaaaaaaaaaacaacaaaaaaaaaaaaacagaagtgtgCCCTTGCTCTCTGAAGTGTACAACAGAAGAACTTTTGGTACGAGAAATGCTCATCATAGTCAAATTATATGCTGAATAATAAACTGTGGCTAATCTTTTATTTCATCTAGAAAATTCTGCTAAATCTCTCTGAACACGTGTCAATAAAACATAAAGCACACAGCACGGTGCACGTGTGTTTGGTGGCATAATAAAACTACAGCTTGGTGTTACTaatcactgtgtgtttgtactTGTCAACTGCTTACTAAGTACAGAGGTAAATAAACCTTGTATAACAATAGTAAAGCTATTTGGAGGACTCGGATTACATCGATTTTGTAACGAGTCATACTGATAGGATATTCCGTAAGTACAAACAGGAAAGCTGGAAAACCTACTTCATGAAAAATCTGTTACTGCCAGAAACTAATCATTTCTATTTATGGAAACAGCATCAGTCTTTATAGTCAATGCCAGATCCTGTCTCTGCTTTCCACACACTTCATGACTAAATGTTTTTGGTAGATGAATTATTTAGGGCTGTTTGTGTGAAAATTAAACAAAGTTGTTTGGACGAGGACAAAACTCTATTAACACATATTATTGCCGTTTTTTGTATATTGGGTATTAAACCAACAACATCAAGATTAGAACAGTTTAATCGAACAGTGACTGTTATCATGAAAGAAACTCGGATGCATTGAACGAATGCCTTAATGCTGTGGTATGAGAGAGAGGAAGCTCTTTATTATAACACAACATACTCTTAAAATCAAACACATTTGCGTGCCTGTTGTTTATGTGGACGAATGCCTGAACATATTGTCTCAATCTCCGTGAGTTTTTTTGTTCCATTTGTAGAATTGGTTCTACGtggtaggggaaaaaaaaaaggttgccgTGGACTTTAACTCGGAGTCTAAATAACACTTCGCAGACGTTACAAAATCCGCATGCAATCTGACCCAGGAGAGAACACGTGTTCACGCTATTAGGTGGACTCAGATGTGAAAGCGCTCTGGGCAAAACCTTCAAGTAATACAAATCAGAAAATCTGGCttttgaaaaatgttaaaagcctttaaaaaaaatagatacggaacaggaagtgcaaaaaacaagaactttatttttcctttttttttttttttttttttaacaaaatctagTTTGCGATGGGGTTTGCATAACGTCTAACCCCAAAATGAAGTCATGGTGTCATAGGTGTAGGCGGCATTGGGTGGGTGGAATAGCGGAAATGTTAATGAAGCAGCTCTGATGGGGATCAgtcagtgacattgagtaatgCCATTTCCTTGACATAACTTTAGTTCCAGAAACTGAAGtctcattttttttcacttttacagtttaaaaaaaaaaaacctacacgGATTTATCTTTAGTTATTGTGTCACACCAATAAAACTATTCCACCCTGCTTTTGTTGATTTTATTCAGCATCACAGTCTGTGAATGTGCCAACAGATGCTGTTAAAGTGTATTTAGCTTCTAATATGTCTACCTCAATATTCATATAATTAAGCACTGTGAGAACAAAACTGCCATTTAAGACCGAAATAGGGCGTTAACAGCCGTCTATCGTTcgttctctgtctttttttgtgcaaaGAATAAGGCATTTTATCTGCTCTAATGTTTAACAGCTGTAGCCTTACAAACAGCTGGTGTAAGCTGCACTCCAAGGCTGCCATATTGTCCTCTAACAGCTAATGGAAATCAGTGAGTGGAACAAATCACAGACTCCTTATAAACTTGGGTTAAAAAttgttataaattattaattcggctgtattttctgatattttatATCAATGCCTGTATTTTCTTTTGTCTATAGGTCTGTAGCAGTGGATACTTCGGATTGCTGAATCACGAATGATTACAAATATCTAACATTAGAATTTAGCTTTTAATTCTTAACTAATTATGAATTCGTCTGTTTGCATGTGAAAATATCGTTGTGTTTGTGAAGTGTTAATTtctacaaaaacaacaacaacaaaaagccaGCTTGGTTTAGAGCTGGAAGTGTTTCTGTGCTATAAATATAAGGCTGGGTCTTCAGTGCACTGTGGTGTGATGTGTAGCTTAAAcactcactattagagaatcgTAAACACTAAACTCAGAGATGTGATGCTCTCACATCATAAGAAGATCATTATCCATGTCGTCGTCCATTAAGCAAAGGGTGGGATCATGGGGTCGTGAGCGGCTCAGGGTCAGAGGGGGGCGGGACAACTTGGCTGGCGGTGCGGAGGACAGAGGAGCGACCATGGCTTTGACGCGACCTTGATGCaactatatacaaaaataaaagccattcgtcatcataaatattttattaacaccAGAATGGGTTCATTTCATTATCATCAGCTTAAAAAATGACTAGTGTTTTCAACTTCATCAACCTCAGTACAGTAGAAGTAATTGCAATGGACAAGAAAGACATTTCCctatgataaaaaaagaaaaaccagttTACTCAAAGCTCTAAAGGTATCTTTTGGTGAGACTTCAAAACATTCATGTGAAACAGAAAGCTTATAGAAAAATTCTCCAGTCAGAGGTGTTTTGGAAATTAAGCGCTGAATCATTCGTCTTTTCAGGGATTTGAGTTGAGTGGAAAGATTTTGTAGTTATTGCATCCCTTCTGAGGATGTGTGGAGCTAATGAGCCATGAATACCACAAGATTTCTTAAAACATCATCATAAGTAACTGATTGTACTGTTCCAGTGTTCCAGCTGCATGAAAAAGGAACAGATTTCTCTCATGTCTGTCACTTACTTTTATATGCAATTTCAAGTTCTTCGTTTATATTTAGTGGCTAATCTTTGGA
Protein-coding sequences here:
- the dok1b gene encoding docking protein 1b, which encodes MDTHIKEGQLYVQHQKFGKKWKKNWFVLYPASQNGIARLEFYDCAGSASDKPSTKKLDKKIIRLSECISILPALTESCPKENMSAFCVETNDKTHVFAAEKQICNEWVEKMCEIAFQGGGGSFSNMDSNGQQDLKMSENLIYYSREEVNEFWVSVQRTEASERCGLLGNYFLKADSESLILKEPKLKKKLLVWPYKLLRRYGRDRVMFSFEAGRRCESGPGNFTFETKQGNEIFQIVESAIREQKAQAEEGQQNSFDGDSPALLQIRAAIAEGISREADGDSGGSKPGSADGVISRREGENKNVKGRTLPEPPAPVPSTIPCGPKSALDDQVNLYSEPADSVRLPAPLGECLYSDPVDSIKSTAMHNPWHRPLGEEGGGSKSEPFYTDFYDRVTLDLTPRTAAMGLEPRNRRPAEVTRAEHIYDEPEGRAGPPVTQPISTLYDEARLENQSWKSRGVEEPQGHELTYNQIRDDYGGSHFGKIPLPPAMAKPKGPKPVTAPKPGKGALPRKELPILPKGKTGANLNNNNNSSSISYHGEGFGNGGTGGDKVENPAEIYSKVYKHKPSATAWHSSMQPPDIIYDNLGDI